The following proteins are co-located in the Larimichthys crocea isolate SSNF chromosome XXIV, L_crocea_2.0, whole genome shotgun sequence genome:
- the erich1 gene encoding glutamate-rich protein 1 isoform X1 codes for MAHRKEVFESKVLQKLYPAAPKLEKEPSPPRFVETLAKNVKRKASQEDTAAADAGKTQSAANLGRRMYTVLPPPPDYKTDLEKSVTLPQLQSVNSAEDPAEESVHDSNEDQDKEEEEEHKRRRRKRKRKPSLHQDSGKDPVIESSSGQIQMPVDERGECISKNRKRKLKKKRHKEKLLSTGLMPRTAALEFTYRKDGQEEEEGEEEEEENNKRRAAEVSDFLRTTMEIYMSDSSLRVDKLHLLSGVVDDLLSGIASGRKPASVLKQLYALKAFVQQKQTDELEKALEKLYNTSSMSADETTAVVSLFRYWITDIFPMQGDKKTRLSTVHL; via the exons ATGGCACATAGAAAAGAAG TGTTTGAATCCAAAGTACTCCAGAAGCTTTACCCAGCAGCTCCCAAATTGGAGAAGGAGCCCAGCCCACCACGCTTTGTAGAGACCCTAgccaaaaatgtgaaaagaaaagccTCTCAAGAGGACACGGCCGCTG CAGATGCAGGGAAGACACAGAGTGCAGCCAATCTAGGCAGGCGGATGTACACGGTTCTACCTCCTCCACCAGACTACAAGACGGATTTAGAGAAATCAGTCACACTCCCCCAGCTACAAAGTGTAAATAGTGCCGAAGACCCAGCTG AGGAGAGCGTCCATGATAGTAATGAAGACCaagataaagaggaagaagaagagcacaaaaggaggagaaggaagaggaaaaggaaaccATCGCTCCATCAAGACTCTGGGAAAGATCCAGTGATAGAGTCCAGCTCAGGTCAGATCCAGATGCCCgtggatgagagaggagagtgcATTagcaaaaacaggaagaggaagctgaAGAAGAAACGGCACAAAGAGAAGCTGCTCTCCACGGGGCTGATGCCACGGACTGCTGCTCTGGAGTTCACATACAGAAAAgatggacaggaggaggaggagggcgaggaggaggaggaggaaaataacAAGAGGAGAGCTGCTGAGGTATCAGACTTCCTCAGGACAACAATGGAAATCTATATGTCAGACT CCTCGTTGCGTGTAGACAAGCTTCATCTCCTGTCTGGAGTAGTGGACGACCTCCTGAGCGGCATAGCCAGTGGACGCAAGCCCGCCTCTGTTCTGAAGCAGCTGTACGCTCTTAAGGCCTTTGTTCAGCAGAAACAGACGGATGAACTTGAAAAGGCACTGGAGAAGCTCTACAACACATCTTCAATGTCTGCAG atgAAACCACTGCAGTTGTTTCACTGTTCCGGTACTGGATCACAGACATTTTTCCCATGCAGGGAGACAAGAAGACCAGGCTTTCTACAGTGCACCTATGA
- the erich1 gene encoding glutamate-rich protein 1 isoform X2: MAHRKEVFESKVLQKLYPAAPKLEKEPSPPRFVETLAKNVKRKASQEDTAADAGKTQSAANLGRRMYTVLPPPPDYKTDLEKSVTLPQLQSVNSAEDPAEESVHDSNEDQDKEEEEEHKRRRRKRKRKPSLHQDSGKDPVIESSSGQIQMPVDERGECISKNRKRKLKKKRHKEKLLSTGLMPRTAALEFTYRKDGQEEEEGEEEEEENNKRRAAEVSDFLRTTMEIYMSDSSLRVDKLHLLSGVVDDLLSGIASGRKPASVLKQLYALKAFVQQKQTDELEKALEKLYNTSSMSADETTAVVSLFRYWITDIFPMQGDKKTRLSTVHL; encoded by the exons ATGGCACATAGAAAAGAAG TGTTTGAATCCAAAGTACTCCAGAAGCTTTACCCAGCAGCTCCCAAATTGGAGAAGGAGCCCAGCCCACCACGCTTTGTAGAGACCCTAgccaaaaatgtgaaaagaaaagccTCTCAAGAGGACACGGCCGCTG ATGCAGGGAAGACACAGAGTGCAGCCAATCTAGGCAGGCGGATGTACACGGTTCTACCTCCTCCACCAGACTACAAGACGGATTTAGAGAAATCAGTCACACTCCCCCAGCTACAAAGTGTAAATAGTGCCGAAGACCCAGCTG AGGAGAGCGTCCATGATAGTAATGAAGACCaagataaagaggaagaagaagagcacaaaaggaggagaaggaagaggaaaaggaaaccATCGCTCCATCAAGACTCTGGGAAAGATCCAGTGATAGAGTCCAGCTCAGGTCAGATCCAGATGCCCgtggatgagagaggagagtgcATTagcaaaaacaggaagaggaagctgaAGAAGAAACGGCACAAAGAGAAGCTGCTCTCCACGGGGCTGATGCCACGGACTGCTGCTCTGGAGTTCACATACAGAAAAgatggacaggaggaggaggagggcgaggaggaggaggaggaaaataacAAGAGGAGAGCTGCTGAGGTATCAGACTTCCTCAGGACAACAATGGAAATCTATATGTCAGACT CCTCGTTGCGTGTAGACAAGCTTCATCTCCTGTCTGGAGTAGTGGACGACCTCCTGAGCGGCATAGCCAGTGGACGCAAGCCCGCCTCTGTTCTGAAGCAGCTGTACGCTCTTAAGGCCTTTGTTCAGCAGAAACAGACGGATGAACTTGAAAAGGCACTGGAGAAGCTCTACAACACATCTTCAATGTCTGCAG atgAAACCACTGCAGTTGTTTCACTGTTCCGGTACTGGATCACAGACATTTTTCCCATGCAGGGAGACAAGAAGACCAGGCTTTCTACAGTGCACCTATGA
- the erich1 gene encoding glutamate-rich protein 1 isoform X3, producing MYTVLPPPPDYKTDLEKSVTLPQLQSVNSAEDPAEESVHDSNEDQDKEEEEEHKRRRRKRKRKPSLHQDSGKDPVIESSSGQIQMPVDERGECISKNRKRKLKKKRHKEKLLSTGLMPRTAALEFTYRKDGQEEEEGEEEEEENNKRRAAEVSDFLRTTMEIYMSDSSLRVDKLHLLSGVVDDLLSGIASGRKPASVLKQLYALKAFVQQKQTDELEKALEKLYNTSSMSADETTAVVSLFRYWITDIFPMQGDKKTRLSTVHL from the exons ATGTACACGGTTCTACCTCCTCCACCAGACTACAAGACGGATTTAGAGAAATCAGTCACACTCCCCCAGCTACAAAGTGTAAATAGTGCCGAAGACCCAGCTG AGGAGAGCGTCCATGATAGTAATGAAGACCaagataaagaggaagaagaagagcacaaaaggaggagaaggaagaggaaaaggaaaccATCGCTCCATCAAGACTCTGGGAAAGATCCAGTGATAGAGTCCAGCTCAGGTCAGATCCAGATGCCCgtggatgagagaggagagtgcATTagcaaaaacaggaagaggaagctgaAGAAGAAACGGCACAAAGAGAAGCTGCTCTCCACGGGGCTGATGCCACGGACTGCTGCTCTGGAGTTCACATACAGAAAAgatggacaggaggaggaggagggcgaggaggaggaggaggaaaataacAAGAGGAGAGCTGCTGAGGTATCAGACTTCCTCAGGACAACAATGGAAATCTATATGTCAGACT CCTCGTTGCGTGTAGACAAGCTTCATCTCCTGTCTGGAGTAGTGGACGACCTCCTGAGCGGCATAGCCAGTGGACGCAAGCCCGCCTCTGTTCTGAAGCAGCTGTACGCTCTTAAGGCCTTTGTTCAGCAGAAACAGACGGATGAACTTGAAAAGGCACTGGAGAAGCTCTACAACACATCTTCAATGTCTGCAG atgAAACCACTGCAGTTGTTTCACTGTTCCGGTACTGGATCACAGACATTTTTCCCATGCAGGGAGACAAGAAGACCAGGCTTTCTACAGTGCACCTATGA